Part of the Candidatus Abyssobacteria bacterium SURF_5 genome, TCAGCGCCGGCCCCGACACAGGCTCTCGCTATCCCAAACACGAGCGGTCGGTACTCGATGATCAGGGAAGCCTCAGCCTTGTTCACCAGCATGTTTTTTTCGCAGGATGGGCTGAAGATTCGCCTGCGTTTGCTGATTCCGTGGATCATTGACCGGGGCATAGGCTGCTGTAGTATCTTCTCGATGACGGAATAATTTTGCTTGATGACCTCGCCTTTCACTTTAGAGGCCACCTCGGAGGCGGCATCGAGAACCAGAGTCGTGGCGTCCGCTCTCGCGGAAGCGACGGCTGCGGCGAGTCCGGCGACTCCCGCCCCTACAACTATCACGTCGTAATCGGACTTTTTCATGCCATGCTCTCAGATGCCTCTGCCAACCAAGACGGCTTGCGCCCTCTCGAGAATCGGCACCCTTTAGATTTAAATCCAATATCAGTTGCCGCTTTGCCCGGTGTTCTTTCTGGGCAATTATATGGCTCGTTCAAAAGGAAAGTCAATTATTGTGTATGTTGATGGAACCCGCCGTTTTGATAATCATTAGAAAAGGTGGTAGTATGATTCTCATCGTTCGAGCGACTGGATACCCTCTTTTCAGGAGTGGAAGGAGCTGACAATGGCCGATCTGACGCTTCATGACCGCTTACTCGTGCTCGCCCGAAACCTTTGGTGGAGCTGGCACCCCGAAGTCATCAGTATTTTCACGGATCTTGACCCGCAGTTATGGCGGCGAGTTGATCATAATCCTACTGCCTTCCTGAATCAGATTACTCCTGAGCAGATAGAGGAACGCGCTTCCGAACTGGTGCTGCACAGCCGCATCAACTACGCATTCCGGCGTCTGCACGAATATCTTCAAAAGGAGCGCACGTGGGGGAGTATGCATTGCGCGGCTTTGCGAAGCCGGCCTGTGGCGTATTTTTCGGCTGAGTTCGGTTTGCATGAATCCGTTCCGATTTACTCAGGCGGCCTGGGGGTTCTCGCCGGGGATCATCTCAAGAGCGCTTCGGACCTCGGGGTCCCGCTGATCGGCATCGGCCTTCTCTACGACCAGGGCTATTTCAGCCAGCGCCTGAACAGGGACGGGTGGCAACAGGAGGAATATGTCGATCTCAACCTCAAGCAATTGCCGCTCACCGAAGCTCATACCCCCGATGGGAGACCACTCATCGTTCGTGTTGACATTCGAGGAGGATTTATTCAGGCTCGTGTGTGGGAGTTAAACGTGGGGCGGGTTCGTCTGATGTTGCTGGATTCGAACGTGGAGGGAAATTCCTCGGAGGATAGAGAACTTACTTCCCGGCTCTACGGCGGCAACTTGCGCGTTCGGATCAGGCAGGAACTATTGCTGGGAATCGGGGGAAACAGGGTGCTCCAGGCGCTCAACATCTACCCCGGCGTCTTGCACCTGAATGAGGGCCACAGCGCGTTTGCAATTCTGGAGGAAGTCCGCCGCGTCATGCATGACGACGCAATCCCGTTCCATCGCGCGCGCCGACGCGTTCTGCAATACACCGTTTTCACCACCCACACCCCCGTTCCCGCGGGTCATGACCGGTTCCAGCCGGACCTCATCGAGGAGCATCTGGGAGTTTTTCGCGAGAAACTCGGGTTGTCGCATGACGATCTGATGGCGCTCGGGCGCGTCAACCCCGCTGACAGAGGAGAAAGCTTCTGCATGACGGTACTCGCGCTGAAGAATTCGCGTCACAGAAACGGAGTGTCCGCCGTTCATGCAAACGTGAGCCGCCTGATGTGGCACTGCCTCTGGCCCGATCGCTCTGAGACCGAGGTCCCCATCGGGCACATCACGAACGGAGTGCACGTGCTGTCTTGGCTGGCGCCCCAGATGCACCAACTCTTCGAAACACGCCTGGCTCAGGACTGGCCGACCCGTATGGTTCATTCCGATGTCTGGGAGAAGGTGGCCGAGATCGATGACGGCGAATTGTGGGAGACCCACCAGAGCCTGAAAATGCGGCTGATACGATTTGTGAGACGGCGTCTCCTGCAAAGGGCGCAACGCCAGGGCGATCAGGAAACGATCGGGCAGATCGAGCAGATTCTAAATCCCGATATTCTAACCATCGGCCTGGCACGCCGTTTTGCCACCTATAAACGGGCGGACCTGATTCTTTCTCAGCCTGAACGGCTGGAAAGACTGGTGTCCGACCCGAAGCGGCCGATCCAGATCATTTTCGCCGGAAAAGCGCATCCCCGGGATGAGGATGGAAAGAGATTGATGCAGCGCATCTTCCAGTTCTGCCTGAATCCCGCTTACCAGAAAAGAATTGTATTTGTTGAGGACTACGATTACAATGTGGCTCGGCACTTGGTACAAGGTGTCGACGTCTGGCTGAATAACCCGCAACGCCCGCTGGAGGCGTGCGGAACCAGCGGGCAAAAGGTGGTCCTGAACGGAGGGCTGAACCTTTCCATTTTGGACGGCTGGTGGAATGAAGCATACGACGGCAGGAACGGGTTCGCCATCGGACATGGCGGCATGCATAACGATCCGGTCGTGCAATACAAGCGCGATGCCGATTTCCTCTATCGTGCGTTGGAAAATGAAGTGATTCCGCTTTATTATGAGCGGAACGCATCCGGAATTCCTCATCACTGGCTGCATCGCATGAAGGCGCAAATCAAGAGCCTGGGATGGGTGTTTAATGCAGACCGGATGGTGCGCGATTACACTCTTCAATATTATCTCTCGGCGGCTAGCGCAACTTCGGCCGAGTCTTGGTGAAAATGGAGAAGCGCTCATGAAATTGAAAAATAAGGTGGCGATTGTGACCGGCGGGGGCAGAGGAATAGGGCGCGCCATCGCTCATTTGTATGCCCGCGAAGGCGCCAAACTAATGGTCTCGGCTCGCACGTCGAATCAGGTGGAGCAAACGACACGGTCCATCATCGAAAGCGGAGGGCAGGCCATCGGAGTAGCAGCCGATGTGACTGTTGAGGACGACGTCCAAAAAATGGTAAACGCGACGCTCCACGAATTCGGGCGCGTCGATATCCTGGTTAATAACGCCGGTATTTTGGAGAGCGGACCGATCGTGGCCATAGATTCACAGCTCTGGCGACGCGTCATCGAAGTGAATCTGATCGGAACATTTCTCTGCTCGAAAGCAGTCGCCCCTCACCTGATCGAGCAGCAATGGGGGAGGATAATCAATATTGCATCACGAAGCGGAAAGATCGGACATCCTTTTCTT contains:
- the glgP gene encoding alpha-glucan family phosphorylase; amino-acid sequence: MADLTLHDRLLVLARNLWWSWHPEVISIFTDLDPQLWRRVDHNPTAFLNQITPEQIEERASELVLHSRINYAFRRLHEYLQKERTWGSMHCAALRSRPVAYFSAEFGLHESVPIYSGGLGVLAGDHLKSASDLGVPLIGIGLLYDQGYFSQRLNRDGWQQEEYVDLNLKQLPLTEAHTPDGRPLIVRVDIRGGFIQARVWELNVGRVRLMLLDSNVEGNSSEDRELTSRLYGGNLRVRIRQELLLGIGGNRVLQALNIYPGVLHLNEGHSAFAILEEVRRVMHDDAIPFHRARRRVLQYTVFTTHTPVPAGHDRFQPDLIEEHLGVFREKLGLSHDDLMALGRVNPADRGESFCMTVLALKNSRHRNGVSAVHANVSRLMWHCLWPDRSETEVPIGHITNGVHVLSWLAPQMHQLFETRLAQDWPTRMVHSDVWEKVAEIDDGELWETHQSLKMRLIRFVRRRLLQRAQRQGDQETIGQIEQILNPDILTIGLARRFATYKRADLILSQPERLERLVSDPKRPIQIIFAGKAHPRDEDGKRLMQRIFQFCLNPAYQKRIVFVEDYDYNVARHLVQGVDVWLNNPQRPLEACGTSGQKVVLNGGLNLSILDGWWNEAYDGRNGFAIGHGGMHNDPVVQYKRDADFLYRALENEVIPLYYERNASGIPHHWLHRMKAQIKSLGWVFNADRMVRDYTLQYYLSAASATSAESW
- a CDS encoding SDR family oxidoreductase encodes the protein MQTGWCAITLFNIISRRLAQLRPSLGENGEALMKLKNKVAIVTGGGRGIGRAIAHLYAREGAKLMVSARTSNQVEQTTRSIIESGGQAIGVAADVTVEDDVQKMVNATLHEFGRVDILVNNAGILESGPIVAIDSQLWRRVIEVNLIGTFLCSKAVAPHLIEQQWGRIINIASRSGKIGHPFLTAYCASKHGVVGFTKSLAEELAPCRITVNAICPGLVETGMVTETVKEQAGDAIIQPHEIAELALYLASEEAGAVNGEAINIFGSAKLHLGF